In Nitrososphaerota archaeon, a single genomic region encodes these proteins:
- a CDS encoding ATP-binding protein, with product MTLGVVIGESKPTAVTAQTSRPLSVGEYVIIDSQDGKLLGLVERSFVTSAALTDIHNFDEAIESKEIADINSRDKSFTAKIGILGYLAQLQKSVVVLPAIPPIPGTGILSATKDDLGNIFAPQKDEWVRVGTLLRNSQIEAKINLNKIVSRHLGILAMTGMGKSNLVSLLAKQISTVNGTLIIFDYHNDYADLHIPGINVIDAKINPRLLDAITLSDVLEIRENADIQQRILRLAFSPDVKESKNFWDALDHNVEMIGANPERKDDRHSADRVRDKIDDARHRFSDVLDPDIMDPLGLIKEGKINVLNISELSEKQANVALAYYFQELLTDRKSALLAKSAKAKSSHRYRFESPVFVIIEEAHVFIPKGEETHTKYWAAKIAREGRKFGLGLCIVSQRPRNIDPNVLSQMGSLAVMKIVQEDDQRQITAAAESISHDLINQLTSLNVGDAVFVGQWVNLPAIVHIEEVKNKPVGSDKNAISEWKSTKKFEKIANESTQKLIQKDLLLD from the coding sequence ATGACGTTAGGAGTAGTAATTGGTGAATCAAAACCAACAGCAGTCACTGCGCAGACATCGCGTCCATTGTCAGTTGGAGAATATGTAATAATTGATTCGCAAGATGGTAAACTGCTTGGCCTAGTTGAAAGATCATTTGTGACTAGCGCGGCACTGACTGATATTCATAATTTTGATGAGGCAATAGAAAGTAAGGAAATCGCAGATATTAATTCACGTGATAAGAGTTTCACTGCAAAGATTGGAATCTTGGGATACTTGGCACAATTGCAAAAAAGTGTCGTAGTGTTACCCGCAATTCCGCCAATTCCCGGAACTGGAATTTTATCTGCAACCAAGGATGATCTAGGGAATATTTTTGCACCGCAGAAAGACGAGTGGGTCAGAGTCGGTACGCTACTTAGAAATTCACAAATTGAAGCTAAAATAAACTTGAACAAAATTGTGTCTCGTCACTTAGGAATTTTGGCAATGACTGGAATGGGAAAAAGTAACTTGGTCTCATTGCTAGCAAAGCAAATTTCCACAGTAAACGGGACTCTGATAATTTTTGACTATCACAATGACTATGCAGACCTACACATACCTGGAATCAATGTAATTGACGCAAAAATAAATCCAAGACTATTGGATGCAATCACATTATCGGATGTTTTAGAAATTAGAGAAAATGCAGACATTCAACAAAGAATTTTGAGGTTAGCATTTAGTCCAGATGTCAAAGAATCTAAGAATTTTTGGGACGCATTAGACCACAATGTGGAGATGATTGGTGCAAATCCAGAACGAAAGGATGACAGGCACTCTGCAGATAGGGTACGAGACAAAATAGACGATGCCAGACATAGGTTCTCTGACGTTTTGGATCCAGACATCATGGATCCTCTCGGCCTCATAAAAGAAGGTAAGATAAACGTGCTAAACATCTCGGAGCTATCAGAAAAGCAGGCAAATGTTGCACTAGCGTACTATTTCCAAGAATTACTCACGGATAGAAAATCAGCATTGTTGGCAAAAAGCGCAAAGGCTAAGTCATCGCACAGGTACCGATTCGAGTCGCCAGTCTTTGTAATAATTGAGGAAGCGCATGTTTTCATTCCAAAGGGGGAGGAAACCCATACAAAATACTGGGCTGCCAAGATTGCCCGAGAGGGACGCAAGTTCGGCCTCGGACTATGCATAGTGTCACAAAGGCCAAGAAACATTGATCCAAATGTGCTATCACAGATGGGCTCACTTGCAGTAATGAAAATAGTCCAAGAAGACGACCAGCGCCAGATAACAGCTGCAGCTGAATCCATTTCTCATGATTTGATTAATCAGTTAACATCGCTAAATGTAGGTGATGCAGTGTTTGTAGGTCAATGGGTGAACCTTCCTGCCATAGTGCACATTGAGGAGGTAAAAAACAAGCCAGTAGGGTCTGATAAAAATGCCATTTCGGAATGGAAGTCTACGAAAAAATTCGAGAAGATTGCAAACGAATCCACGCAAAAATTAATACAAAAAGATCTATTGCTTGACTAG
- a CDS encoding exonuclease SbcCD subunit D, producing the protein MIFSHISDTHLGLTQYGLQEREDDVYSAFNESVDVSIKDHVDFVIFAGDIFHVPNPTGTAILQMANALRRLKQNNIDSFFVLGEHDISRIRSAPIPYVYHNLEFSKYVGNGKPFVYKDVLIAGFDKIRRGEMPQFLDRFSEIDRIASQHTGHKILIMHQGIAEVNQFAGELTSTDLPKNFTYYAMGHLHDKFLKQFPHLLGPIAYPGSIEMTTSEGIKETQKGFYIVDISTSEAKPNWIKLDTRPQLSEKVEFEKLSQSVSSILDKISTLSKKPIVELKIHGKEIESEIIQTQIARLAPHTLHYTWKILQAEGSNGTILLERPSSIDDELFRLASNYLGSNEKAIFAIQELLPLLSSNKVKEAEQAILEDYERFKK; encoded by the coding sequence ATGATCTTTTCCCATATTTCAGATACGCATTTGGGTCTAACTCAGTACGGATTACAAGAGCGAGAGGATGATGTCTATTCTGCGTTTAACGAGTCAGTTGATGTCTCCATTAAGGACCATGTGGATTTTGTGATATTTGCAGGAGACATTTTCCATGTACCAAACCCGACCGGCACTGCAATACTGCAGATGGCAAACGCGCTCAGGCGCCTCAAGCAAAACAACATTGATTCGTTTTTTGTGCTAGGTGAGCACGACATTTCTCGGATTCGCTCTGCGCCAATTCCGTACGTGTACCATAATTTGGAATTCTCAAAATATGTAGGCAATGGCAAGCCATTTGTATACAAGGACGTTCTGATTGCGGGTTTTGATAAGATCAGACGAGGGGAAATGCCCCAGTTTTTGGATCGATTTTCGGAGATTGATAGAATTGCATCGCAGCATACAGGCCATAAAATTCTGATAATGCACCAGGGAATTGCTGAGGTAAACCAGTTTGCAGGCGAGCTTACATCAACAGATCTGCCAAAAAATTTCACATATTATGCTATGGGTCATCTACATGATAAGTTCCTAAAGCAATTCCCACATCTTTTAGGACCAATCGCATACCCAGGTTCAATAGAAATGACAACAAGCGAGGGAATCAAGGAAACGCAGAAAGGATTCTATATTGTCGACATTTCCACAAGCGAGGCAAAACCAAACTGGATAAAACTCGATACGCGTCCACAGTTATCAGAAAAAGTTGAATTTGAAAAACTATCACAGTCAGTAAGCAGTATTTTAGACAAAATTTCAACTCTTTCAAAAAAACCCATCGTGGAACTAAAAATCCACGGAAAAGAAATCGAGTCAGAGATAATCCAGACTCAGATTGCAAGACTAGCACCACATACCTTACACTATACCTGGAAAATACTACAGGCGGAGGGCTCCAATGGTACAATACTATTAGAGAGACCATCAAGTATTGACGATGAATTATTCAGACTGGCATCAAACTACTTGGGATCAAATGAAAAGGCGATATTCGCTATACAGGAACTGCTACCATTACTATCATCAAACAAGGTAAAGGAAGCAGAGCAGGCAATCCTAGAGGACTATGAGAGGTTCAAGAAATGA
- a CDS encoding SMC family ATPase, with the protein MIKTIELGNFISHSETKLDFDDGVTVFVGDNGAGKSSIIDAITFALFGEHTRKSNKSLIRRGNTQAYAKVRFSSKSRTFEATRKIDSKGTLAAQFVEIQGDQEILRSAGERRQFGESTTHEIESTLGLDFQKLKVASIVQQGELSSIIKAKPKEFKELLNAIIGIDKLDLASENLKMVQKSFRQTIYRKFGYDDTHIPLLEKEIEEKNLEIKNCEPQMFELQQKKEAKAKELEMLQSKISLDSAKELTLKQIEERKSEFTKYVKDAIISIQKIIIEKERKIRDCQGCFEISGEKDELEVRLESIKSQIEDSRRKSTELETKKAVLIEYAELAKKLQLQDGKCPVCDSHVNRLKPIFQVEHIKEEQESIKLQIQLLESKKSSLAQEERETIEHSKKATAAKATLDAHSIQSSEQINILVQEVEAQKAQIQKIPLVMTTSGLLEASEIDSHAKILYEKIVKMQQEIEGFDQAEFTKLKSKTESAKKELSGLDQEYGAVTQKITHAAARIGQIKSVMLELTHVKKYIAQLDEIHDNIYNRDGPIAISLRSWALSTISAKASEYLEMLNTKIHRMTLVEKIRDISITCYSKNTIIDIDSLSGGEQVSVALSLRLGMAHLLGSSNLNFVILDEPTTHLDSERRRSLVRVLSQLTDVANTNPIQFIIITHDAEIFEDSSVEKIYRFESSENGTQVALL; encoded by the coding sequence ATGATAAAAACCATAGAACTAGGCAATTTTATCTCGCATTCGGAGACAAAGCTGGACTTTGATGACGGCGTGACTGTTTTTGTAGGGGACAATGGTGCTGGAAAATCAAGCATAATTGACGCCATAACATTCGCATTGTTTGGAGAGCACACACGCAAGTCAAACAAGAGCCTAATCAGGCGTGGAAATACGCAGGCATATGCCAAAGTCAGATTTAGCTCAAAGAGTAGGACATTTGAGGCCACACGCAAAATAGACTCGAAGGGCACACTTGCCGCCCAGTTTGTCGAAATCCAGGGAGACCAGGAGATATTGCGCTCTGCTGGTGAGCGCAGGCAGTTTGGCGAATCCACTACACATGAAATAGAATCCACATTAGGACTAGATTTTCAAAAACTAAAGGTCGCATCAATTGTCCAGCAGGGCGAACTGAGCTCCATAATCAAGGCAAAGCCAAAGGAGTTCAAGGAATTGCTCAATGCAATAATTGGGATCGACAAGCTTGACTTGGCATCAGAGAACCTCAAAATGGTGCAAAAATCATTTCGCCAGACAATTTACAGAAAATTTGGCTACGACGACACCCACATTCCGCTATTAGAAAAAGAAATTGAGGAAAAAAACCTAGAGATAAAAAATTGCGAGCCTCAAATGTTTGAATTACAGCAAAAAAAGGAAGCCAAGGCCAAAGAACTTGAAATGCTGCAAAGCAAAATTAGTCTTGATTCTGCCAAAGAATTGACACTTAAGCAAATCGAGGAGCGAAAATCAGAATTTACAAAATACGTCAAAGATGCCATAATATCAATCCAAAAAATCATCATAGAAAAGGAGAGAAAGATTCGCGACTGCCAAGGCTGCTTTGAGATATCCGGTGAAAAAGACGAACTGGAGGTAAGACTCGAGTCAATAAAGTCCCAGATCGAGGATTCAAGAAGAAAGAGCACCGAACTAGAAACGAAAAAAGCAGTCCTAATAGAATATGCAGAACTTGCAAAAAAGCTTCAGCTCCAAGATGGAAAATGTCCAGTCTGCGACTCTCATGTGAACAGACTCAAGCCAATCTTTCAAGTAGAACATATCAAAGAAGAACAAGAAAGCATCAAATTACAAATCCAGTTACTAGAATCAAAAAAATCAAGCCTAGCTCAGGAAGAAAGGGAAACAATAGAGCACAGTAAAAAGGCAACAGCGGCAAAAGCAACACTTGACGCTCATTCTATACAGAGTTCAGAGCAGATCAACATTCTGGTCCAGGAAGTAGAGGCACAAAAGGCGCAAATCCAGAAAATTCCACTCGTCATGACCACATCTGGCTTGCTGGAAGCATCAGAGATTGATTCTCACGCAAAAATATTATATGAAAAAATCGTAAAGATGCAACAAGAAATAGAAGGATTTGATCAGGCCGAATTTACCAAGCTAAAATCAAAAACAGAATCGGCCAAAAAAGAACTCAGCGGACTAGACCAGGAATACGGCGCAGTAACACAAAAAATAACACACGCAGCAGCACGAATAGGTCAAATCAAGTCAGTTATGTTAGAGCTGACACATGTGAAAAAATATATCGCGCAGCTGGATGAAATCCATGATAACATCTACAACCGGGACGGCCCAATTGCCATAAGCCTTCGATCATGGGCACTATCAACAATATCCGCAAAGGCATCAGAATACCTAGAGATGCTAAACACAAAGATCCACAGAATGACACTTGTGGAAAAAATTAGGGACATTTCCATTACGTGTTATTCCAAAAATACCATAATTGACATTGATTCGCTTTCTGGCGGAGAGCAGGTAAGTGTTGCACTGTCTCTTCGACTTGGTATGGCGCACTTGCTAGGATCATCTAATCTGAACTTTGTCATATTGGATGAGCCGACAACACATCTTGATAGTGAGCGACGTAGGTCCTTGGTGAGGGTTTTGTCCCAGCTGACTGACGTTGCAAACACAAACCCAATCCAGTTTATTATAATAACACACGATGCCGAAATCTTTGAAGACTCTTCAGTTGAGAAAATTTATCGATTCGAGTCCAGTGAGAACGGCACACAGGTAGCCTTGCTCTAG
- a CDS encoding HEAT repeat domain-containing protein, whose amino-acid sequence MDIIPEKRLALFAEMEDRYEKKDVDYFVKLLDNDDYVIRTRATCILVDFGGEDKIPYIAKVLKNDENELVRHEAAFSLGQMGYRSSIPHLEDATSNDPSMFVRHEAAIALGVVGAKDAIPTLTRALSDPSPPVVESAIVALSNLQFMEKLSKNEKFAKLTGG is encoded by the coding sequence ATGGACATAATCCCAGAAAAACGACTGGCACTCTTTGCAGAAATGGAAGACAGATATGAAAAAAAGGACGTCGACTATTTTGTAAAACTGCTGGACAATGACGATTATGTGATCAGGACTAGGGCTACATGCATCCTAGTTGACTTTGGCGGCGAGGACAAGATCCCATACATTGCCAAGGTTCTAAAAAACGATGAAAACGAGCTGGTCAGACACGAGGCCGCATTTTCTCTTGGGCAAATGGGTTATAGAAGCTCAATTCCTCATCTTGAGGATGCCACGTCAAATGACCCAAGCATGTTTGTCAGACACGAGGCAGCAATTGCACTCGGAGTTGTGGGCGCTAAAGACGCAATTCCAACATTGACCAGGGCATTATCTGATCCAAGCCCGCCTGTTGTTGAATCTGCAATAGTCGCACTATCTAACCTACAATTTATGGAAAAGCTTTCCAAGAACGAAAAGTTTGCAAAACTGACCGGCGGCTAG
- a CDS encoding redoxin domain-containing protein, with protein MSAQIGQKAPNFEVSKWIQGMPTNFDQEKDHIVLVEVFQVNCPGCFLYGIPEAINIYNKYKDQGVRILGIATAFEDFDKNTVENLELLAKTGETVGETKKALAMYGKSSDGKIPYKIPFPLAMDNLVKTTGKPSPQIVMEFIKSQLPDFDAQPEEYRKQIIARAEQYMMSKEYSAGTFDKFQLRGTPSTILVDRKGILRDVSFGQSGHIESMIDQLLHEG; from the coding sequence ATGTCAGCCCAAATAGGCCAAAAGGCGCCAAACTTTGAGGTCTCAAAGTGGATTCAAGGAATGCCGACAAACTTTGATCAGGAAAAAGACCATATTGTCCTAGTTGAGGTATTTCAGGTAAACTGTCCTGGATGCTTTTTGTATGGAATTCCAGAGGCTATCAACATTTACAACAAGTACAAGGACCAAGGCGTGCGGATCTTGGGAATTGCGACTGCGTTTGAGGATTTTGATAAAAATACTGTAGAAAATTTGGAGTTATTAGCAAAGACGGGTGAAACAGTGGGTGAGACGAAAAAAGCACTCGCAATGTACGGTAAAAGCTCTGACGGTAAAATCCCCTACAAGATTCCGTTTCCGCTTGCAATGGACAACCTAGTCAAGACAACAGGCAAGCCCTCACCGCAAATAGTAATGGAGTTTATCAAGTCACAGCTGCCCGACTTTGATGCGCAACCAGAAGAATATAGAAAGCAGATAATTGCGCGAGCAGAACAATACATGATGTCAAAGGAATACTCCGCAGGAACATTTGACAAGTTTCAGCTGCGTGGCACGCCGTCTACCATCCTAGTTGACAGAAAGGGAATACTGCGCGATGTTTCGTTTGGCCAATCAGGACACATAGAGTCCATGATTGACCAATTATTACACGAAGGTTAG
- a CDS encoding 50S ribosomal protein L15, translated as MLTAQDRVWLKHWQENSPEIRKTAIEWRKQPAFLRIDKPSRIAKARRLGYKAKQGIVVIRTRVGTGGMRRQRPVAGRRQKHLGVTRIKADINMQGVAEQRTTEKYKNLKLLGSYFLYKDGFHYWFEIILADKAHPRIVKDKELRKRVIPA; from the coding sequence ATGCTTACCGCACAAGATCGCGTCTGGTTAAAACACTGGCAAGAAAACTCACCAGAGATAAGAAAGACAGCTATAGAGTGGAGAAAACAGCCAGCATTCCTCAGAATTGACAAGCCAAGCAGAATTGCAAAAGCAAGGCGACTCGGCTACAAGGCAAAGCAAGGAATCGTAGTTATTCGCACTCGCGTCGGTACCGGTGGTATGAGGCGACAAAGACCAGTAGCAGGAAGAAGACAAAAGCACCTTGGCGTCACTAGAATCAAGGCAGACATTAACATGCAGGGTGTGGCGGAGCAGAGAACCACAGAAAAATACAAGAACCTAAAATTGCTTGGTTCATACTTTTTGTACAAGGATGGATTCCATTATTGGTTTGAAATTATCCTAGCAGACAAGGCACATCCAAGAATTGTCAAGGACAAAGAACTACGAAAAAGAGTCATTCCTGCATAA
- a CDS encoding cryptochrome/photolyase family protein: MANLVLILGDQLSTAISSLDNFDKKTDTIIMIEAVSEASYVPHHPKKIIFIFSAMRHFAAQLQNSGYHVNYSKLDDKENKQSISGEIIRIFKKSKFDKVIVTKPGEYRLLEEIKSLSKISGLELELREDTRFFCTLAEFKKWSESSKTHRMENFYQLMRKKHSILLDSDGKPEGGKWNYDSENRKPIKKNPEINLPPKFTPDEITNQVIDLVREKFSKNPGKIEPFWFAVTQKQAEQAFDDFLKFKLAKFGDYEDAMITDNGFLFHSVISLYLNVGFLDPKKIINTVQKKYRQGLVPLNSAEGFIRQILGWREFVRGIYWTFMPEYATRNFFNNKKDLPEFFWTGNTDLNCMKNCIQQTLQESYAHHIQRLMIIGNFSLLAGLEPKQVAEWFLSVYSDAFEWVELPNVYGLAIYADGGLIASKPYVSSGNYIQKMSNYCDNCKYDIKEKSGKNACPFNYLYWNFLISNKEKLQKNPRNFVMYNTIGKMDDSKIISIKKDSAKFLKNLK, from the coding sequence TTGGCAAATCTCGTTCTGATTCTAGGGGACCAGCTAAGCACGGCAATCTCGTCACTGGATAATTTTGATAAAAAGACAGACACCATCATAATGATAGAGGCAGTATCAGAAGCATCTTACGTACCACATCACCCAAAAAAAATCATTTTCATTTTCAGTGCAATGAGGCACTTTGCAGCCCAGTTGCAAAATTCTGGCTATCATGTCAACTACTCCAAACTGGACGACAAAGAAAACAAACAAAGCATCAGTGGCGAAATAATCCGGATTTTTAAGAAATCGAAATTTGACAAAGTAATTGTCACAAAACCTGGGGAATACCGCTTACTAGAAGAGATAAAATCATTATCGAAAATATCAGGATTGGAACTGGAACTGCGTGAGGATACGAGGTTTTTTTGTACTCTGGCTGAATTCAAAAAATGGTCCGAGTCTTCCAAAACCCATCGAATGGAGAATTTTTATCAGTTGATGCGAAAAAAACACTCTATTCTGCTAGATTCTGACGGCAAGCCAGAAGGTGGAAAATGGAACTATGATTCAGAAAACCGTAAACCCATTAAAAAAAATCCAGAGATTAATCTTCCTCCAAAATTTACACCTGATGAAATTACAAATCAGGTAATTGATCTGGTCAGAGAAAAATTTTCCAAAAATCCTGGAAAAATAGAACCATTCTGGTTTGCAGTAACGCAAAAGCAGGCAGAGCAGGCTTTTGATGATTTTCTCAAATTCAAGCTTGCTAAATTTGGTGACTATGAAGATGCAATGATAACGGACAACGGATTTTTATTTCATAGTGTCATTTCGCTGTATCTGAATGTCGGATTTTTAGATCCCAAAAAAATCATCAATACCGTACAAAAAAAATACAGGCAGGGATTAGTGCCGCTAAATTCTGCAGAGGGATTTATCAGGCAGATTCTGGGCTGGCGCGAATTTGTGCGCGGAATTTACTGGACTTTTATGCCTGAGTATGCAACTAGAAATTTTTTTAACAATAAGAAAGACCTGCCAGAATTTTTCTGGACTGGCAATACGGATCTGAATTGTATGAAAAACTGTATTCAGCAAACCCTGCAGGAATCATATGCTCATCACATCCAGAGATTAATGATAATCGGTAATTTCTCTCTACTAGCAGGACTAGAGCCAAAGCAGGTAGCAGAGTGGTTTCTCTCAGTATATTCTGATGCCTTTGAATGGGTTGAGCTACCAAACGTGTATGGCCTGGCAATATATGCAGACGGCGGACTCATTGCCTCAAAACCATACGTTTCATCGGGCAATTACATCCAGAAAATGTCAAATTACTGCGATAATTGCAAATATGATATTAAAGAAAAATCAGGCAAAAATGCCTGCCCGTTTAACTATCTGTATTGGAATTTTCTAATATCCAACAAGGAAAAGCTACAAAAAAATCCCCGAAACTTTGTCATGTATAATACAATTGGCAAAATGGATGATTCCAAAATAATATCAATAAAAAAGGATTCAGCGAAATTTTTAAAAAACTTGAAATGA
- a CDS encoding 3-phosphoglycerate dehydrogenase, with amino-acid sequence MSFSEKVLVCDQVDAVLNNTLQKNGLAVTYEPQITPEELAKKIGDYEIVIVRSRTTITKDLVEKATKCKILARVGVGLDNIDTDAAKAKNIRVINAVEGAMNAVAELVIGLMLAMARDIPRADREMRNNNWIKKELMGTELAGKYLGIVGLGNIGKRLARMARALNMNIIGFDVVPIDPEFAKEVGLMKADLDTLLQSADYVSLHVPLLDSTKNLINAQRMASMKKTARIINTSRGGTVDEIALYEALKAGNLGGAALDVFEKEPAIGNKLINLPNFIATPHIGAQTKEAQSLAATVIAEKVIQILRGVI; translated from the coding sequence ATGAGTTTTTCAGAAAAAGTTTTGGTATGTGATCAGGTCGATGCAGTTCTAAACAACACTTTGCAAAAAAATGGACTAGCTGTAACATATGAGCCGCAAATAACACCAGAAGAGCTGGCAAAAAAAATCGGCGACTATGAAATTGTTATAGTGCGTAGTAGAACTACCATCACCAAAGATCTTGTAGAAAAAGCAACAAAATGCAAGATTCTCGCACGAGTCGGCGTTGGACTAGATAACATAGACACCGACGCAGCCAAGGCAAAAAACATCCGAGTCATAAATGCCGTAGAAGGCGCAATGAACGCAGTAGCGGAATTGGTAATTGGCCTAATGCTTGCAATGGCTCGCGACATTCCACGAGCAGACAGGGAGATGCGCAATAATAACTGGATAAAAAAAGAGCTCATGGGAACGGAACTAGCCGGAAAATACCTTGGTATTGTAGGTCTGGGAAATATTGGAAAAAGGCTGGCAAGGATGGCAAGAGCACTTAACATGAATATTATTGGTTTTGATGTAGTACCTATTGATCCCGAGTTTGCAAAAGAAGTTGGATTGATGAAGGCGGACTTGGACACACTACTCCAAAGTGCAGACTATGTCTCATTACACGTACCATTACTAGATAGTACAAAAAATCTAATCAATGCACAACGAATGGCATCAATGAAAAAAACTGCAAGGATAATCAATACTTCCCGTGGAGGTACCGTAGATGAAATAGCGCTATATGAAGCACTAAAGGCTGGTAATCTTGGTGGTGCAGCACTCGATGTGTTTGAAAAAGAGCCAGCAATTGGCAACAAGCTAATCAACCTACCTAATTTCATAGCAACACCACACATTGGAGCGCAGACAAAAGAGGCACAATCCCTGGCAGCGACTGTGATTGCGGAAAAGGTAATCCAGATTTTGCGTGGCGTAATCTAA
- a CDS encoding copper oxidase, protein MLFSVTAVAVLAATLFGSTYTQSNIAGSTLAASSNDSMTQKIHDMGGLKLVMPQAFAAVSCDNVEEGRNVVSLDLYAKSVELPIMGGKTYQAMTFSGQVPGPTLRVTQGDVVMMTLTIPEDELVPHGNDMHASQMTAGSFGKILPGESKSYCFVAQVPGTFKYHCSGVDVAAMDQHVLSGMYGMTIVDPIKGYKPLIVEKTMVNEDGNVVIERQRHSGDALEFQLQYNQLYLDDEGRYDSGKMFKHETTYTVVNGMSFGYVPNEGHNELILDDKNKNIFVVQPWNSPDLKQYQSQALFVEAGQKTRIFIENQGNEPVYWHVVGEIIDRVTQGNVVQARGTETWMIGGSQGAILDLVFDEPGVYAAVNHDYAAIFTGAATIFVVGDPFGLNEKLAVDPPVASYAYLLGNPSDAIPPSGKHTIEHPKQNLHGLYTDERADEIKSELGL, encoded by the coding sequence ATGCTATTTTCCGTTACAGCAGTAGCGGTATTGGCAGCAACCTTATTCGGAAGCACATACACACAATCAAACATTGCTGGTTCTACACTGGCAGCTTCCTCCAACGACAGCATGACTCAAAAAATCCATGACATGGGTGGCTTGAAGCTTGTTATGCCACAGGCATTTGCCGCAGTTAGTTGCGACAACGTCGAAGAGGGTAGAAATGTGGTTAGCTTAGATCTTTACGCAAAAAGTGTTGAACTCCCAATTATGGGCGGAAAGACTTACCAAGCCATGACTTTCAGTGGACAGGTCCCAGGACCAACCCTTAGAGTCACTCAAGGCGACGTCGTAATGATGACGCTAACTATACCAGAAGATGAACTAGTTCCACACGGAAACGACATGCATGCATCACAAATGACAGCTGGCTCATTTGGCAAAATATTGCCAGGTGAATCAAAATCATACTGCTTTGTAGCACAAGTACCTGGTACCTTCAAGTATCACTGTTCTGGTGTTGACGTTGCAGCAATGGATCAACATGTATTGTCTGGCATGTACGGAATGACAATCGTCGATCCAATCAAGGGCTACAAACCACTGATTGTCGAAAAGACTATGGTCAATGAAGACGGAAACGTCGTAATTGAAAGACAAAGACATTCCGGAGATGCACTTGAATTCCAACTCCAATACAATCAGCTTTACCTGGACGATGAAGGTAGATATGATTCAGGAAAAATGTTCAAACACGAGACAACCTACACAGTTGTTAACGGTATGTCATTTGGATACGTTCCAAACGAAGGCCACAACGAACTCATCTTGGATGATAAAAACAAAAACATCTTCGTGGTTCAACCATGGAACTCTCCAGACCTGAAACAATACCAATCACAAGCATTGTTCGTTGAAGCAGGCCAAAAAACAAGGATATTCATTGAGAATCAAGGCAATGAACCAGTTTACTGGCACGTAGTGGGTGAAATAATCGACCGTGTAACACAAGGCAATGTTGTGCAAGCAAGGGGCACAGAAACTTGGATGATCGGTGGCTCACAAGGCGCAATCTTGGACCTCGTCTTTGACGAACCAGGAGTATACGCTGCAGTGAATCACGATTATGCAGCAATTTTCACAGGTGCAGCAACAATATTTGTTGTCGGTGATCCATTTGGCTTGAATGAAAAACTGGCAGTAGATCCTCCAGTAGCATCCTATGCATACTTGCTTGGTAATCCAAGCGATGCAATTCCACCAAGTGGAAAGCACACAATTGAACATCCAAAGCAGAACTTACACGGATTGTACACAGATGAACGTGCTGACGAAATCAAGTCTGAATTAGGACTGTAA